TTTTTCCGTTTCCACCAGCGACTCCGACAATTTGTTAAGATTGGAAGTCATTACCAAAAGATTTTTCCGGTTTTCAGTAACCAATCCCTGCACCGCATTTCCTGTCTGATCATAGTTTTTCAACATCTGATTCAGGATTTTGCCGGTTTCTTTAAATCCATCTGCAACAGCAGCAAGATTTTGGATCAATGAATCGGCATGTGTAACCAAAGGCAATGCTTTTTCTTGTAAAACCGCAGAAATTCCTGATTCTTTTTTTCCGAGCAACGTGTCATTATCCTGCATGGCGACAGAGGAAGTTCCCATAGCAAGGTGAATAACTTTTCCACCCAATAATCCTCCGTCAGCTAGTAAAGCAGCTGTTCCTTTTGGTAAAATAATCCCTTTTTGAATATCAAGTGAAACCAGAAGACGGTTTTGCTGATTTTGCAACAATTTGATTTCCTGTACCCGTCCAACATTTAATCCATTCAGTAACACGGGGTTGGAAGCGGTTAAACCATCAATATTATCGTAAATAACGTAGTACTTATATGTTCTCGAAAAAACGTCTGAGCCTTTTAGGATATGGAAGCCGAAATATAATAAGACCATTGCCATAACCGCCATTAACCCGACTTTTACTTCTTTTGTTAGCTTCATGAAAGTAATAGTAAATGGCTTTCGACTTTCGCCAAAAGCTTAAAAATAAATGTATACAAATCCTTTCCTTATTGATTAATGACAACTGATCAATAAAAACCCCTTTGACAAATGATTAATTATCCATTTGTTTTTTATAAACCTTGAATGCCTGAAGAATCGATTCTGCCACCTCATCCTGCCCTTCCTCGGAATTTAAATATTCCTCTTCTTCCGGTGTTGACAAAAATCCGGTTTCAATCAGCACACTGGGCATTGTTGTTCTCCACAATACCAGAAATCCTGCCTGTTTCACCCCACGGCTGTCGCGATCCGAAACCGTGCGGAATTTCTTTTCAACATGATCTGCAAAACGCAGACTGCTTGAAATAAA
The sequence above is drawn from the Dyadobacter subterraneus genome and encodes:
- a CDS encoding MlaD family protein, whose protein sequence is MKLTKEVKVGLMAVMAMVLLYFGFHILKGSDVFSRTYKYYVIYDNIDGLTASNPVLLNGLNVGRVQEIKLLQNQQNRLLVSLDIQKGIILPKGTAALLADGGLLGGKVIHLAMGTSSVAMQDNDTLLGKKESGISAVLQEKALPLVTHADSLIQNLAAVADGFKETGKILNQMLKNYDQTGNAVQGLVTENRKNLLVMTSNLNKLSESLVETEKELKPILAKTGSFADSLQALRLGATVQSANQTISELRHLLAEVESGKGTAGKLIKDETLYNNLNSTIVSLNKLMTNFREYPKRYVQLSIFGKKDKGPSESPLDTTTKIK